The Macaca fascicularis isolate 582-1 chromosome 11, T2T-MFA8v1.1 genome includes a region encoding these proteins:
- the LOC102129634 gene encoding disintegrin and metalloproteinase domain-containing protein 1a: protein MSVTASVRDSASFLSSLMKLHVVLYEARRVLQTWAPQMKNLRLGLVPGQSCVRLGMMLLLGIIFLPSTCCDMASVYYSSYEIVIPKRLMVRGSEDSVEKATYLLLMQGQKHLVHLKVKRSHFVNNFPVYSYHNGILGQESPFISHDCHYEGYIEGVSGSFVSVNTCAGLRGILIKEEKSYSIEPMDSSRRFEHVLYTMAHEARVSCGVTSRDSHVVSTSWQQGSRKPHDLQALSYLWSHTKYVEMFVVVNNQRFQMWGSNINETVQRVVDVIALANGFTRGINTEVVLAGMEIWTEGDLIDVAVDLQITLRNFNRWRQEMLFRRAKHDVAHMIVGHHPGQNTGQAFLSGACSSGFAAAVESFHHEDMLLFAALMVHELGHNLGIQHDHSACFCREKHFCLMHENITKESGFSNCSSDYFHQFLREHKGACLFNKPRPRGRKRRDSACGNGVVEDTEECDCGSACHLDPCCDPTCTLKEHAECSHGLCCLDCTFRRKGFLCRPTQDECDLPEYCDGSSAECPADSYKQDGTLCDRIHYCSGGQCKNPDNQCVNIYGYPARSAPEDCYISMNTRGDRFGNCGHPTEDQQTYVTCSDDNVFCGKLICTGVQSLPRVKAQHTVIQVPHDNDWCWSMDADNITDTPDNGNVHVGTSCAPNKVCTDYSCVHHSILLYDCRPEESCHGKGVCNNLRHCHCGSGFAPPDCKNPGNGGSVDSGPAGKPSDEIISREENRNHIVGHGNPQRGDVSNNKNKSLGKLVYIVPLLLLALFAGLIILASMGARKEILQRSQGDTEGTPEEVAPEQKLGKGQEEEAKNESSNKANSGYTGYGGGSVLQR from the coding sequence ATGTCAGTGACAGCCTCTGTGAGAGACTCTGcctccttcctgtcttctctgATGAAACTCCATGTGGTGTTGTATGAGGCTAGGAGGGTGCTTCAGACCTGGGCTCCCCAGATGAAAAATTTGAGGCTGGGGCTAGTGCCAGGTCAATCGTGTGTCAGGCTGGGGATGATGTTGCTTTTGGGGATAATTTTTCTCCCGAGCACATGCTGTGACATGGCTTCGGTATATTACTCTTCCTATGAAATAGTCATCCCAAAGCGGCTGATGGTCAGGGGAAGTGAAGACTCAGTGGAAAAGGCAACCTATTTGCTACTTATGCAAGGCCAGAAGCACTTGGTTCACCTGAAGGTGAAAAGAAGCCATTTTGTGAATAACTTTCCAGTCTACAGTTACCACAATGGCATCCTGGGGCAAGAATCGCCTTTCATCTCACATGACTGCCACTATGAAGGCTACATAGAAGGAGTGTCAGGTTCTTTTGTTTCTGTCAACACCTGTGCAGGTCTCAGGGGCATCCTGATTAAGGAGGAAAAATCTTACAGCATTGAGCCCATGGACTCTTCAAGACGGTTTGAACATGTGTTATACACCATGGCACATGAAGCGCGAGTCTCCTGTGGTGTCACTTCCAGAGACAGCCATGTGGTGTCCACTAGCTGGCAACAAGGGAGCAGGAAGCCTCATGATCTACAGGCGCTGTCCTACTTGTGGTCACACACCAAGTACGTGGAGATGTTTGTTGTTGTCAACAACCAGCGGTTCCAGATGTGGGGCAGTAACATCAATGAGACGGTCCAGAGAGTAGTGGATGTCATTGCTCTGGCCAACGGCTTCACTAGGGGAATAAACACAGAGGTGGTGCTGGCCGGAATGGAGATTTGGACCGAGGGGGACCTAATAGATGTCGCAGTGGACTTGCAAATCACACTCAGGAATTTCAATCGCTGGAGACAAGAGATGCTCTTCCGTCGTGCGAAGCACGATGTTGCCCACATGATCGTCGGGCATCATCCTGGACAGAATACGGGCCAGGCCTTTCTCAGTGGTGCCTGCTCAAGCGGTTTTGCGGCGGCTGTTGAATCCTTCCATCATGAAGATATGCTGTTGTTTGCAGCCCTGATGGTCCATGAGCTCGGGCACAACCTGGGTATTCAGCACGACCACTCGGCCTGCTTTTGCAGAGAGAAGCACTTTTGCCTCATGCATGAAAATATCACAAAAGAAAGTGGCTTCAGCAACTGCAGCTCTGACTACTTCCACCAGTTCCTTCGAGAACACAAAGGGGCCTGCCTATTTAACAAGCCACGGCCCAGGGGCCGCAAGCGTAGGGATTCTGCCTGTGGAAATGGCGTGGTGGAGGACACGGAGGAGTGTGACTGTGGTTCTGCCTGTCACCTCGACCCATGCTGTGATCCCACATGTACTCTGAAGGAGCATGCTGAGTGCAGCCATGGCCTCTGCTGTCTGGACTGCACTTTCAGAAGGAAGGGGTTTTTATGCCGTCCTACTCAGGATGAGTGTGACCTCCCAGAATATTGTGACGGTAGCTCTGCAGAATGCCCTGCAGACAGCTACAAGCAAGATGGCACGTTGTGTGATAGAATTCACTATTGCTCTGGGGGTCAGTGTAAGAACCCTGATAACCAATGTGTGAATATATATGGGTACCCTGCAAGATCTGCCCCGGAAGACTGTTACATTTCAATGAATACCAGAGGAGACCGGTTTGGAAACTGTGGCCATCCCACTGAGGATCAGCAAACATATGTTACATGTTCAGATGATAATGTATTTTGTGGGAAACTCATATGTACAGGTGTTCAATCCTTACCACGAGTCAAAGCTCAACATACAGTGATCCAGGTCCCTCATGACAATGACTGGTGCTGGAGCATGGATGCCGATAACATTACTGATACCCCTGATAATGGCAACGTGCACGTCGGCACTTCTTGTGCCCCAAACAAAGTCTGCACGGATTACTCCTGCGTTCATCACTCCATACTCCTGTATGACTGCAGACCGGAGGAATCGTGTCATGGGAAAGGAGTTTGCAACAATTTAAGGCACTGCCATTGTGGGTCTGGTTTTGCTCCTCCTGACTGTAAAAATCCAGGAAATGGAGGCAGTGTGGACAGTGGCCCTGCTGGTAAGCCAAGTGATGAAATTATaagtagagaagaaaatagaaatcatattGTTGGTCATGGTAATCCCCAAAGAGGTGACgtgagtaataataaaaacaaaagcctaGGGAAGTTAGTGTACATAGTTCCCCTGTTGCTTTTAGCATTATTTGCAGGTCTAATTATTCTTGCCAGTATGGGAGCTAGAAAGGAGATATTACAGAGGTCACAAGGTGACACAGAAGGAACTCCAGAAGAGGTTGCACCAGAACAGAAACTAGGCAAAGGACAGGAAGAAGAGGCAAAAAATGAGTCGTCCAATAAAGCTAACAGCGGATACACTGGGTACGGAGGAGGCTCAGTACTTCAGAGATGA